AATTTCCCGTGCAAGGCCCGAAAGAAAATCCAATTCCCCGCAGGAATTCTCGAAAAGAGTGCGCGAACTTTCGTGGGACTGGTTCATCAGCTTTCCCACGGAAACCAGATCGCCTTGCTCCAGGGCTGCCACAGCGGCGGCAACACGCGCATTCTCACCGACCACATGGGAGGCCCGCCGCTGGGGCGCTCCGGACAGCCGCCCCTGATTGACCGCCTCCGCAATCATGGCATCCGACGCATCGCGCAATTTGGACACCCCTAGCGCGCGGGCCGCTTGCTCGCACTCCGACCGCCGGGCATTGTAGGCGCCGTCCGACAGCGCGTGTTTCACCCCGCTTTGGACAATGACGAAGCGCGCATCCGCAGGCACCGGCACGCGGCGCACATCGAGGCTTCGACAGTCGAGGAATACGGCGTGATCCCGCGTCGCAAAGAGCGAAGTCACTTGGTCGAGCAATCCGCACCGGACGCCGGCAAATTTGTGCTCTGCTTCCTGCCCGATCCGGGCCAATTCGAGATCGTCGAAAGCGGTGCCCCAAGCCTGCTGGAAGACCCGCGCCGTGGCGCATTCCAAGGCCGCGCTGCTGCTGAGACCGGCCCCCATCGGCACGGTGCTGCGGATCTCCAACTCGAGCCCGCAGGGCTTCGCGCCCCGTGAGAGGAAGGCGGCAGCGACGCCGATCGCGTAATTCGCCCAGGATCCTTCGCCCGCTGGCTGGAGGTTGTCCAAGGAGCATCCATGACTCTCGCCAAGATCCGCCGCATGAAGACGGAGAAGGTGATCCCTGCACACACGCGCGCGCACCGTCGCACCGACATCAAGCCCGATGCCCAGAACCAGTCCGTCGTTGTAGTCGGTGTGGTTGCCCAGCCACTCCGCACGGCCGGGCGCGCTGCCTGTTATTTCTTTTTCGTGGTCCGGATCAGTAAGCATTGGGCGCGAGGCGGGGATTTGATCATTTTTAATATTATATCCGGGGAACCGGTGGCGCCGCAGAAAACCGCGTCACGCTTTGACCTGCCCCTCAAGATCGAGAATCAACCGCTTGGCGGCTTCCGGGATCACCGTGCCCGGACCGAAAATTTCCGC
The nucleotide sequence above comes from Chthoniobacterales bacterium. Encoded proteins:
- the galK gene encoding galactokinase; the encoded protein is MLTDPDHEKEITGSAPGRAEWLGNHTDYNDGLVLGIGLDVGATVRARVCRDHLLRLHAADLGESHGCSLDNLQPAGEGSWANYAIGVAAAFLSRGAKPCGLELEIRSTVPMGAGLSSSAALECATARVFQQAWGTAFDDLELARIGQEAEHKFAGVRCGLLDQVTSLFATRDHAVFLDCRSLDVRRVPVPADARFVIVQSGVKHALSDGAYNARRSECEQAARALGVSKLRDASDAMIAEAVNQGRLSGAPQRRASHVVGENARVAAAVAALEQGDLVSVGKLMNQSHESSRTLFENSCGELDFLSGLAREIPGCLGARLTGGGFGGAILALVGRSQVDAFVEELKTRVLAVWGREPAVSVSSAGGPDQAI